Proteins co-encoded in one Kutzneria chonburiensis genomic window:
- a CDS encoding polyprenyl synthetase family protein has translation MTGNQHTHTASERGIRFDFADPALADAVRIGLTRVENLLRSVVQSDLEFVTETALHLVDAGGKRFRPLFTLLAAQFGDADREDVTKAAAVVELIHLATLYHDDVMDEATMRRGAVSANARWDNTIAILTGDFLFAHASKLVADLGTEAGHIMASTFSQLVTGQMRETIGPAQGQDPVAHYLKVIDEKTGSLIATAGRFGGMFAGVAPEQVRALSVYGDAIGKAFQISDDIIDIASPAAESGKTPGTDLREGVRTLPMLYALTDPDPQGDRLRELLAGPIADDNLVDEALKLLRESAGLEQARQTLAGYADQARTALLVLPAGPARDALDALTDYMVARTY, from the coding sequence GTGACGGGCAACCAGCACACGCATACCGCCTCGGAGCGGGGCATTCGATTCGACTTCGCCGATCCGGCGCTGGCCGACGCGGTGCGGATCGGCCTGACCAGAGTCGAGAACCTGCTGCGGTCGGTGGTGCAGAGCGACCTGGAGTTCGTCACGGAGACGGCGCTGCACCTGGTGGACGCGGGGGGCAAGCGTTTCCGTCCGCTGTTCACGCTGCTGGCGGCGCAGTTCGGGGACGCGGACCGCGAAGACGTGACGAAGGCGGCGGCGGTGGTGGAGCTGATCCACCTGGCCACGCTGTACCACGACGACGTGATGGACGAAGCGACGATGCGCCGCGGCGCGGTCAGCGCCAACGCCCGCTGGGACAACACGATCGCCATCCTGACCGGCGACTTCCTGTTCGCCCACGCCTCAAAGCTGGTGGCCGACCTCGGCACCGAGGCGGGCCACATCATGGCCAGCACGTTCAGCCAGCTGGTCACCGGCCAGATGCGCGAGACGATCGGCCCGGCGCAGGGCCAGGACCCGGTGGCGCACTACCTGAAGGTGATCGACGAGAAGACGGGCTCGCTGATCGCCACGGCCGGCCGGTTCGGCGGCATGTTCGCGGGCGTGGCCCCCGAACAGGTGCGGGCGCTGAGCGTTTACGGCGATGCGATTGGCAAGGCCTTTCAGATTTCCGACGACATCATCGACATCGCCTCCCCGGCCGCGGAATCGGGCAAGACGCCCGGAACGGATCTGCGCGAGGGTGTCCGCACGCTGCCGATGCTGTACGCGCTGACCGACCCGGACCCGCAGGGCGACCGGCTGCGCGAGCTGCTGGCCGGCCCGATCGCCGACGACAACCTGGTGGACGAGGCCCTGAAACTGCTGCGCGAGTCGGCCGGCCTCGAACAGGCCCGGCAGACGCTGGCCGGTTACGCCGATCAGGCCAGGACGGCGCTGCTCGTGCTGCCCGCGGGCCCGGCTCGGGACGCCCTCGACGCGCTGACCGACTACATGGTGGCCCGCACCTACTGA
- a CDS encoding NYN domain-containing protein: MNSANRSPNVTRVGVYVDAFNVYYRARKVCGRGTAGWRWVDLAGLAMDLINPRIWPNPQLARFAYCTAPRDRAGDPSSLADQQTYIGALRTHTPIAVITDGKYVPRPKTGVLLDRDGKSPRRVVSPGVAALPTWLSAEEVAGPDGQTELLVSVSTFEEKGSDVNVASHLLIDVLTDQVDAAIVLSNDSDLRFPLEQARLHVPVATVNPGAGATASDLRSDCDDGVGRHWWRRLRAADYQSHQLPDRVGVFAKPAGW; this comes from the coding sequence ATGAATTCCGCCAATCGGTCACCCAACGTCACGAGAGTTGGGGTGTATGTGGACGCGTTCAACGTCTACTACCGGGCCAGGAAGGTCTGCGGCCGCGGCACCGCCGGCTGGCGATGGGTCGACCTTGCCGGCCTGGCGATGGATTTGATCAACCCCAGGATCTGGCCGAACCCGCAGTTGGCCCGCTTCGCCTACTGCACCGCTCCGCGCGACCGGGCCGGCGATCCGAGTTCGCTCGCCGACCAGCAGACGTACATCGGCGCCCTGCGGACACACACGCCGATCGCGGTGATCACCGATGGCAAGTACGTGCCGCGCCCCAAGACCGGCGTGCTGCTCGACCGGGACGGCAAGTCGCCGAGACGGGTCGTGTCACCCGGCGTCGCGGCCCTACCGACCTGGTTGTCGGCCGAGGAGGTGGCCGGCCCTGACGGACAGACCGAGCTACTCGTATCCGTGTCGACGTTCGAGGAGAAGGGCTCCGACGTGAACGTCGCCAGCCACCTGCTCATCGACGTGCTCACCGACCAGGTGGACGCCGCCATCGTGCTGTCCAACGACAGCGATCTTCGCTTTCCGCTCGAACAGGCGCGGCTGCACGTGCCCGTCGCCACCGTCAATCCTGGTGCCGGTGCGACTGCGAGCGACCTTCGCAGCGACTGTGACGACGGTGTCGGGCGGCACTGGTGGCGTCGGCTTCGGGCCGCTGATTACCAGAGCCATCAGCTACCTGATCGTGTTGGTGTGTTCGCCAAGCCTGCTGGGTGGTAG
- a CDS encoding helix-turn-helix domain-containing protein — translation MAERSNWQELRERRVGKPGAKEGFAAARLAYELGKDVRERREQLGWTQGQLATAAGMTQSAVARFEAGGTVPTIPVLDRLAQALGAKLVVKLAA, via the coding sequence ATGGCTGAGCGGAGCAACTGGCAGGAACTGCGCGAACGGCGCGTGGGCAAGCCAGGGGCCAAGGAAGGCTTCGCGGCCGCGCGGCTGGCCTACGAGCTCGGCAAGGACGTGCGCGAAAGGCGTGAGCAGCTGGGCTGGACCCAAGGCCAGCTGGCCACGGCAGCCGGCATGACACAGTCGGCGGTGGCTCGGTTCGAGGCCGGTGGGACGGTGCCGACGATTCCGGTGCTGGACCGACTGGCGCAAGCGCTCGGCGCCAAGCTCGTGGTCAAGCTCGCAGCCTGA